One part of the Sorangiineae bacterium MSr11954 genome encodes these proteins:
- the rtcA gene encoding RNA 3'-terminal phosphate cyclase, whose protein sequence is MTEWLTIEGSMGEGGGQILRSSLALSLLTGTPIRIANIRRGRAKPGLMRQHLAAVQAAAQIGEAEVRGAEIGGVELEFHPKALRGGDYTFAIGGAGSTTLVFQTVFLPLLLGAAGPSQLTFEGGTHNPMAPPFDFLTQTFLPILARMGARVSCELTRYGFYPAGGGRWTATIEPAKSLDRLTLLERGDIRARRATALIAQVSPSVALRELDTLARALGWERAWCKPLMIERPEGPGNALLAIVESDAVTEIVAGFGERGVRAETVAHAVAAETARYIAANVPVGEHLADQLLLPMALGAGGAFRTVRPSTHCLTQIELLRLFLDVTITAAEVAPDVWHIEVPPARTTAHVR, encoded by the coding sequence ATGACCGAATGGCTGACGATCGAAGGCTCCATGGGCGAAGGGGGCGGGCAGATTCTGCGCTCGTCCCTCGCGCTCTCTCTTTTGACGGGGACCCCCATCCGCATCGCCAACATCCGGCGCGGCCGCGCGAAGCCGGGGTTGATGCGCCAGCACTTGGCGGCGGTGCAGGCGGCGGCCCAGATCGGCGAGGCCGAGGTTCGAGGCGCCGAAATCGGCGGGGTCGAGCTCGAATTTCATCCGAAGGCCCTCCGCGGCGGGGACTACACGTTTGCCATCGGCGGGGCCGGTAGCACCACGTTGGTGTTTCAAACCGTGTTTCTCCCGTTGCTCCTGGGCGCCGCGGGGCCCTCGCAGCTGACCTTCGAGGGCGGCACGCACAACCCCATGGCCCCGCCCTTCGACTTTCTCACGCAGACCTTCTTGCCGATCCTCGCGCGCATGGGGGCGCGGGTGTCGTGCGAGCTCACGCGCTACGGCTTTTACCCCGCGGGCGGCGGGCGATGGACCGCGACCATCGAGCCGGCCAAGAGCCTCGACCGACTCACCTTGCTGGAACGCGGGGACATCCGTGCGCGCCGCGCGACGGCGCTCATCGCGCAGGTGTCGCCGTCGGTGGCCTTGCGCGAGCTGGACACCTTGGCGCGCGCGCTCGGTTGGGAGCGCGCGTGGTGCAAGCCGCTCATGATCGAGCGCCCCGAGGGACCGGGCAATGCGCTCCTGGCCATCGTCGAGAGCGACGCGGTGACCGAAATCGTGGCGGGCTTCGGGGAGCGCGGGGTGCGCGCGGAGACGGTCGCGCACGCGGTCGCCGCCGAAACGGCGCGCTACATCGCGGCCAATGTGCCGGTGGGCGAGCACCTGGCCGACCAGCTGCTGCTCCCCATGGCGCTCGGCGCAGGCGGCGCGTTTCGGACCGTGCGACCGTCGACGCATTGCTTGACGCAAATCGAGCTTTTGCGTCTCTTTCTCGACGTGACCATCACCGCCGCCGAGGTGGCGCCCGACGTATGGCACATCGAGGTCCCTCCCGCGCGCACCACCGCGCACGTACGCTAG
- a CDS encoding polyprenol monophosphomannose synthase: protein MKRTLIVTPTYNEKDNLPRFIESVRAAAPEADILVVDDNSPDGTGDIADAIAAKDSHVRVLHRAGKLGLGTAYIQAFLKGMAEGYDQFFEMDADLSHDVKYLPSFFQALDEGADIVIGSRNIPGGQVEGWGVGRHVISKGGSLYSRTILGLGVKDLTSGYKAFSRRALEAIQLGSVHSNGYSFQIEMTFRAIRRGMKVTEVPIVFVDRTLGASKMSRKIFLEAVGVVWRLRYEALTGKI from the coding sequence ATGAAACGGACCTTGATCGTCACGCCGACCTACAACGAAAAAGACAACCTTCCTCGCTTCATCGAATCGGTTCGGGCCGCTGCCCCCGAGGCCGACATTCTCGTGGTCGACGACAACTCGCCCGACGGCACGGGCGACATCGCCGACGCCATCGCAGCCAAAGATTCGCACGTTCGGGTGCTGCACCGCGCGGGCAAGCTCGGTCTGGGCACCGCATACATCCAAGCCTTTTTGAAGGGCATGGCCGAGGGCTACGACCAGTTCTTCGAAATGGATGCCGATCTGTCCCACGACGTCAAGTACCTTCCGAGTTTCTTCCAGGCGCTCGACGAAGGGGCGGACATCGTCATCGGTTCGCGCAACATCCCGGGCGGCCAAGTGGAGGGCTGGGGAGTCGGCCGGCACGTCATCTCCAAGGGAGGCTCGTTGTACTCCCGCACCATCCTCGGCCTAGGCGTAAAAGACTTGACCAGCGGCTACAAAGCTTTCTCGCGCCGCGCGCTGGAGGCCATCCAACTGGGCTCCGTGCACTCCAACGGCTACTCGTTCCAAATCGAGATGACCTTCCGCGCCATCCGCCGCGGAATGAAGGTCACCGAGGTGCCGATCGTCTTCGTCGACCGCACCCTGGGCGCGTCCAAGATGAGCCGCAAGATCTTCCTCGAGGCAGTCGGCGTCGTCTGGCGCCTCCGCTACGAGGCGCTCACGGGCAAAATTTAG
- a CDS encoding L,D-transpeptidase yields the protein MHIARIGLSTLVLGALALAPMLVSRVAHADRASHELPPWTDPNDLPLSPSMRSLVTQRAEVPIFSVPGKLDTRRGTMMPNARLPVYGAKRAPNCNARWLLVGPLAWVCADVVDPSPEPAWSIKERGQWASLPGSDGLPFRYYFVGQNGAFGYEEPGQSEEASPAQEYESGFIVAGAEERHVRGERWLRTPRRRWLSLRELAPTSPSSFHGEKIEGEARAMDVAWVVSDNAKVRRGPRSSDAAVGARPRLARVVWKEERAVVGGAMVRISEDGATPEEWMLARDLAHPTVSERPQEVAADERWIDVDLASQTLTAYVGNRPVYTTLVSTGRGTPGSDTATPKGSHRVWVKLATTNMNNLEREDADRRYSIEDVPYVQFFDRGVALHGAFWHKDFGRVHSHGCVNLAPLDAEWFFNWTLPHLPAGWSAVFPTALEPGTLVRVR from the coding sequence ATGCACATTGCACGGATCGGGCTCTCGACATTGGTGCTTGGCGCGCTTGCGCTAGCGCCGATGCTCGTCTCGAGGGTGGCGCACGCCGATCGCGCGTCGCACGAGCTGCCTCCGTGGACGGATCCGAACGACCTTCCGCTCTCGCCCTCCATGCGCTCGCTCGTCACCCAGCGCGCCGAGGTGCCGATCTTCTCCGTTCCTGGCAAGCTCGACACGCGCCGCGGCACCATGATGCCCAACGCCAGGCTCCCCGTTTACGGCGCCAAGCGCGCGCCGAACTGCAACGCGCGCTGGCTGCTGGTGGGGCCCTTGGCCTGGGTTTGTGCCGATGTGGTGGACCCTTCGCCGGAGCCGGCGTGGTCGATCAAAGAGCGCGGGCAGTGGGCGAGCCTCCCCGGCAGCGATGGGCTGCCCTTCCGCTACTACTTCGTGGGCCAGAACGGCGCGTTCGGGTACGAGGAGCCGGGCCAGTCCGAGGAGGCGTCGCCCGCGCAAGAGTACGAGTCGGGGTTCATCGTGGCCGGCGCCGAAGAGCGTCATGTGCGGGGTGAGCGCTGGCTGCGCACGCCGCGCCGAAGGTGGCTCTCGCTGCGCGAGCTCGCGCCCACGAGCCCCTCCTCGTTCCATGGCGAGAAGATCGAAGGCGAAGCGCGCGCCATGGATGTAGCTTGGGTCGTCTCCGACAATGCCAAGGTGCGCCGCGGGCCGCGCTCCAGCGACGCGGCGGTGGGCGCGCGTCCGCGGCTGGCGCGCGTGGTTTGGAAGGAGGAGCGGGCGGTGGTCGGTGGGGCCATGGTGCGCATCTCCGAGGATGGTGCGACCCCCGAAGAGTGGATGCTCGCGCGCGATCTCGCGCACCCGACCGTCTCCGAGCGCCCGCAGGAGGTCGCGGCCGACGAGCGGTGGATCGACGTGGATCTCGCGTCGCAAACGTTGACGGCGTACGTGGGCAACCGGCCCGTGTACACGACCTTGGTGTCCACGGGTCGGGGCACGCCGGGCAGCGATACGGCGACCCCCAAGGGCTCGCACCGCGTTTGGGTCAAGCTGGCCACGACCAACATGAACAACTTGGAGCGCGAGGACGCCGATCGGCGGTACTCGATCGAGGACGTGCCGTACGTTCAATTCTTCGATCGCGGGGTGGCCCTTCACGGTGCCTTTTGGCACAAAGACTTCGGCCGGGTGCACAGCCACGGCTGCGTCAACCTGGCGCCGCTCGACGCCGAGTGGTTCTTCAACTGGACCTTGCCGCACCTGCCCGCGGGCTGGAGCGCCGTATTTCCTACGGCGCTCGAGCCGGGGACCCTCGTGCGCGTGCGCTAG
- a CDS encoding RtcB family protein produces the protein MNANITEATHITMETEGAPIKAWTVGVPFEAEAQAQLRRVAALPFIHKWVAVMPDVHTGIGATVGSVIATKGAIIPAAVGVDIGCGMMAVQTTLRASDLPDDLRGLRTAIEAAVPHGRTDNGGRNDRGAWGQLPADVVGAWGELDEGYKFLIDKFPKLDRGASANHLGTLGTGNHFIEVCLDEGDRVWFMLHSGSRGVGNRIGSFFIELAKKDMKRWLVNLPDQDLAYLPEGTEHFGDYWKAVSWAQKFAAKNRELMMKAVVRTAKESALPPFELTNVAVNCHHNYVARERHYGADVLVTRKGAVRAAEGELGIIPGSMGAKSFIVRGKGNRESFCSCSHGAGRKMSRTAAKKTFTVQDHQEATKGIECRKDADVIDETPAAYKSIDDVMNAQRSLVDIVHTLRQVVCVKG, from the coding sequence ATGAACGCGAACATCACCGAAGCGACCCACATCACCATGGAAACCGAGGGGGCTCCGATCAAGGCCTGGACGGTGGGAGTTCCGTTCGAGGCGGAGGCGCAGGCGCAGCTTCGCCGGGTGGCGGCGCTCCCGTTCATCCACAAGTGGGTGGCGGTGATGCCCGACGTGCACACCGGGATCGGCGCCACGGTGGGGAGCGTGATCGCGACCAAGGGCGCCATCATTCCGGCGGCGGTGGGGGTCGACATCGGGTGTGGAATGATGGCCGTGCAAACGACCCTCCGCGCGTCGGATCTGCCGGATGATTTGCGCGGCCTGCGCACGGCCATCGAGGCGGCCGTTCCCCACGGCCGAACGGACAACGGCGGCCGCAACGATCGCGGTGCGTGGGGCCAACTGCCGGCCGACGTCGTGGGCGCGTGGGGTGAGCTCGACGAGGGCTACAAGTTCTTGATCGACAAATTTCCCAAGCTGGACCGCGGTGCGTCCGCCAACCACCTGGGAACGTTGGGGACGGGAAATCACTTCATCGAAGTGTGCTTGGACGAAGGCGACCGCGTTTGGTTCATGCTGCACTCGGGCTCGCGCGGGGTGGGAAACCGCATCGGGAGCTTCTTCATCGAGCTGGCGAAGAAGGACATGAAGCGGTGGCTGGTGAACCTGCCGGATCAGGATCTCGCGTACCTCCCCGAGGGAACGGAGCACTTCGGCGATTACTGGAAGGCGGTGAGCTGGGCGCAAAAGTTCGCGGCCAAGAACCGCGAGCTGATGATGAAGGCCGTGGTGCGCACGGCCAAGGAGAGCGCGCTGCCGCCCTTCGAGCTGACCAACGTGGCCGTGAACTGCCACCACAACTACGTGGCGCGCGAGCGCCATTATGGTGCCGACGTGCTGGTCACGCGAAAGGGCGCGGTGCGCGCGGCCGAGGGTGAGCTCGGGATCATCCCCGGCAGCATGGGCGCGAAATCGTTCATCGTGCGCGGAAAGGGAAATCGCGAGAGCTTCTGTTCGTGCAGCCACGGCGCGGGGCGCAAGATGTCGCGCACCGCGGCGAAGAAGACCTTTACCGTGCAGGATCACCAAGAGGCGACCAAGGGGATCGAGTGCCGCAAGGACGCCGACGTCATCGACGAGACGCCCGCCGCGTACAAGTCGATCGACGATGTGATGAACGCCCAGCGCTCGCTGGTCGACATCGTGCACACTTTGCGTCAAGTGGTGTGCGTCAAGGGGTAG
- a CDS encoding site-specific DNA-methyltransferase, whose amino-acid sequence MRAASDWEGRMNSSIADVVEGRSSWCVITGDCRNILPSIPSVDVAIFDPPYSRRVHENARTSRRRDLPDVAEATCRTKRRVEIGFEHLHAADRRFIAAWCAQSVRRWTLAFSDVESSLLWRLSFQAAGLNYRRTGEWDRLGGAPQFNGLEPAAASEAITICHRKGRRRWNGGGAPARWSHPIVANRLGQRNSRVHETQKPLGLMLDLVRLFSDPGDVVIDPFCGSGTTLVAALRLGRRAIGIELNPAHARTARERCAAEETQSTLQAVRSGQIALFGNA is encoded by the coding sequence GTGCGCGCTGCCTCGGACTGGGAGGGCCGCATGAACTCGTCAATCGCCGATGTCGTCGAAGGTCGCTCATCGTGGTGCGTCATCACCGGTGACTGCCGCAACATCCTGCCAAGCATCCCGTCGGTGGACGTCGCGATCTTCGACCCACCCTATTCACGGCGGGTGCACGAGAACGCGCGCACGAGCCGCCGTCGTGACCTCCCCGACGTGGCAGAGGCCACTTGCAGAACGAAGCGGCGCGTCGAGATCGGCTTCGAGCATCTGCACGCGGCCGACCGGCGATTCATTGCCGCGTGGTGCGCGCAAAGCGTGCGCCGATGGACGCTGGCATTTTCCGACGTGGAGAGCTCGTTGCTTTGGCGGCTCTCGTTCCAGGCGGCGGGGCTCAACTACCGACGTACCGGCGAGTGGGACCGGCTCGGTGGTGCGCCACAATTCAATGGACTCGAGCCCGCGGCGGCATCCGAGGCGATCACGATTTGCCATCGCAAAGGTCGTCGACGCTGGAATGGCGGCGGGGCGCCTGCGCGATGGTCGCACCCGATCGTTGCAAATCGGCTCGGCCAGCGGAACAGCCGCGTGCACGAGACGCAGAAACCGCTCGGGCTGATGCTCGACCTCGTCCGGCTGTTCTCCGACCCGGGCGATGTCGTGATCGATCCTTTTTGCGGTTCCGGAACGACGCTGGTTGCAGCGCTCCGTCTCGGTCGACGCGCGATTGGGATCGAATTGAATCCGGCGCACGCGCGGACCGCCCGCGAACGATGCGCCGCCGAGGAGACGCAATCGACTCTTCAGGCAGTTCGCTCAGGGCAAATTGCCTTGTTTGGTAACGCGTAA
- a CDS encoding class I SAM-dependent methyltransferase, producing the protein MSIATESTFAAPEVYGLEAIANIARALPFVERAYASIRFSILRPKLLSVMDLLLTDQGRILDVGCGFGLFAGYFGQTQPRRSIVGIDPNAKRIEMARAVAKKLDCTAHRFHVGDVRTVPLQGQFDAAYVLDVMHHIPAEDQRSVLERLRDLLVPGGMLLIKDITTEPRFGLLFTEALDRLMVGMKEPLAYRHHQDWGAILTSIGFKVRIVRVPDVLPYPHVVIAATKL; encoded by the coding sequence TTGAGCATCGCGACCGAGTCCACGTTTGCCGCGCCGGAGGTCTACGGGCTGGAGGCGATCGCGAACATTGCGCGTGCGCTGCCCTTCGTCGAACGGGCGTATGCGAGCATCCGCTTCTCGATCCTGCGGCCCAAGCTGCTGAGCGTCATGGATCTGCTGCTCACCGATCAGGGGCGCATTCTCGATGTGGGGTGCGGCTTCGGGCTGTTTGCGGGCTACTTCGGGCAGACGCAGCCCCGGCGGTCCATCGTGGGCATCGACCCCAACGCCAAGCGCATCGAGATGGCGCGGGCGGTGGCGAAGAAGCTCGACTGCACCGCGCATCGGTTCCATGTGGGGGACGTGCGGACTGTGCCGCTGCAGGGGCAGTTCGACGCCGCGTATGTGCTCGATGTCATGCACCATATCCCCGCGGAGGATCAGCGGTCGGTGCTCGAGCGGCTTCGTGATTTGCTGGTGCCCGGTGGGATGCTCCTCATCAAAGACATCACCACCGAGCCGCGCTTCGGGCTCCTCTTCACCGAGGCGCTCGATCGTCTGATGGTCGGTATGAAAGAACCGCTGGCCTATCGGCACCATCAAGACTGGGGCGCCATCCTCACGTCGATTGGCTTCAAGGTGCGCATCGTTCGCGTCCCCGACGTGCTTCCGTATCCGCACGTCGTCATCGCCGCGACGAAGCTGTGA
- a CDS encoding GAF domain-containing protein produces the protein MSVKSLVSATRGPRPAEARVAELEEALAREVRVTNALREVGLALGTTHDLDQVLELILEKITDALDADRATLYLLDEAKDELISRIVIGDEVRSIRLKVGQGIAGHVARTGKPLHVRDAYKDPRFSPEWDTLSGYRTRSILAGPMKNHLGRTIGVIQVLNKRRGDFSTDDAALLAALATQAAVSIDNSRLFLATIQKNMQLIETKEQLERRVRDLKLLFSLESAMARAASLEELFFAVLGEAMRSCEARAAGVALRDPVSGEIVFNLVDDKHTRLRRVSLAEGHGLVGTVMRKNDVVLVRADQNGKSEKGERTEKGEKAEKRGAKSAAGKTAPPVDEKLGFACHSALGVPLEGEEGVPMGAVVLYNKRHEKHFTDEDRGLLALITANASTAIQLQLAREAREREERLTTIGRLMSGMIHDVKTPLTVIRGYLQMMQKEDRAELRDGYAEQALKQFEHLSSMTRDVLEFARGERTVLIRKVYLKPFFDAVKAELEPEFQRRGLELAIELNDKGTARFDEGKLLRVIHNLARNAEEAMTDKGGRFLIKVTREKSADAAIVMTFSDTGPGIPKEIEHRLFESFVTSGKKGGTGLGLAIVKKITEEHGGTITVHSTNRGATFKLRLPQK, from the coding sequence GTGAGCGTGAAGAGTCTGGTGTCGGCCACCCGAGGCCCCCGTCCCGCCGAGGCGCGCGTGGCGGAGCTCGAGGAAGCCCTGGCCCGGGAGGTGCGGGTCACCAACGCGCTGCGTGAGGTGGGGCTCGCGCTCGGGACGACGCACGACCTCGATCAGGTCCTGGAGCTCATTCTCGAGAAGATCACCGATGCCCTCGACGCCGACCGGGCCACCCTCTACCTGCTCGACGAGGCCAAGGACGAGCTCATCTCCCGCATCGTCATCGGCGACGAGGTCCGCTCGATCCGGCTGAAGGTGGGGCAGGGGATCGCCGGGCACGTGGCACGCACCGGCAAGCCGCTGCACGTGAGGGACGCGTACAAGGATCCTCGCTTCAGCCCCGAGTGGGACACGCTCTCGGGCTACCGCACGCGTTCGATCCTGGCCGGCCCGATGAAGAATCATCTCGGGCGCACCATCGGGGTCATCCAGGTGCTCAACAAACGGCGCGGCGACTTCTCGACCGACGATGCTGCGCTGCTCGCGGCGCTGGCCACGCAGGCGGCCGTGTCGATCGACAACTCGCGCCTCTTTCTGGCGACCATCCAGAAGAACATGCAGCTTATCGAGACGAAAGAACAGCTCGAAAGGCGCGTGCGCGACCTGAAGCTGCTCTTCTCCCTCGAGAGCGCGATGGCCCGCGCCGCCTCGCTCGAAGAGCTGTTCTTCGCCGTCTTGGGCGAGGCCATGCGCTCGTGCGAGGCCCGCGCCGCCGGCGTCGCCCTGCGCGATCCGGTGTCGGGTGAAATCGTGTTCAACTTGGTCGACGACAAGCACACGCGCCTGCGCCGCGTCTCGCTCGCCGAAGGACACGGCCTGGTCGGAACCGTGATGCGCAAGAACGACGTGGTGCTCGTCCGCGCGGATCAAAACGGCAAGAGCGAAAAGGGCGAGAGGACGGAGAAGGGCGAAAAGGCCGAGAAGCGCGGCGCGAAGTCGGCGGCGGGCAAGACGGCGCCGCCCGTCGACGAGAAGCTGGGCTTCGCCTGTCACTCGGCCCTGGGCGTGCCGCTCGAGGGCGAAGAAGGCGTGCCGATGGGGGCGGTGGTGCTCTACAACAAGCGCCACGAGAAGCACTTCACCGACGAGGATCGCGGGCTCCTGGCGCTCATCACGGCCAACGCATCGACCGCGATTCAGCTGCAGCTGGCGCGGGAGGCGCGCGAGCGCGAGGAGCGGCTCACGACCATCGGGCGCTTGATGTCCGGCATGATCCACGACGTGAAGACGCCGCTCACCGTCATCCGCGGCTACTTGCAGATGATGCAGAAAGAAGACCGCGCCGAGCTGCGCGATGGCTATGCCGAGCAGGCCCTCAAGCAGTTCGAGCACCTGAGCAGCATGACCCGCGACGTGCTGGAGTTCGCGCGCGGCGAGCGCACGGTGCTCATCCGCAAGGTGTACTTGAAGCCGTTCTTCGACGCCGTGAAGGCGGAGCTCGAGCCGGAGTTCCAACGGCGCGGGCTGGAGCTCGCGATCGAGCTGAACGACAAGGGAACCGCGCGCTTCGACGAGGGAAAGCTGCTGCGCGTGATCCACAACCTGGCGCGCAACGCCGAGGAGGCGATGACGGACAAAGGCGGGCGCTTCCTCATCAAGGTCACACGCGAAAAATCCGCCGATGCCGCCATCGTGATGACCTTCTCCGATACCGGGCCCGGGATCCCCAAGGAAATCGAGCATCGCCTCTTCGAGTCGTTCGTGACCAGCGGCAAGAAGGGCGGAACGGGGCTCGGCCTCGCCATCGTCAAAAAGATCACCGAAGAGCACGGGGGAACGATCACCGTGCACTCGACGAACCGCGGGGCGACGTTCAAGCTACGACTTCCGCAGAAGTGA
- the rtcR gene encoding RNA repair transcriptional activator RtcR, which yields MARRKLVVLGLLGTTLDAGHGNKRWERWRPTVALTQHEDLLVDRLELLHGKDSAALADTVVADIGRVSPETAVVRHAVEFKDPWDFEHVYGRLHDFARAYPFNPDKEDYLVHITTGTHVAQICLFLLTESRYLPARLLQTSPAHRRDPNEPRSARDGRDPRDGRDARDTNAKSSARLGPGTYAIIDLDLSKYDRLASRFQKEKDLGQSFLKSGIDTKNAAFNELIERIERVAVASRAPILLTGPTGAGKSKLARRIFELKKARRQITGEFAEVNCATLRGDAAMSTLFGHTKGAFTGAVADRPGLLRKAHRGVLFLDEIGELGSDEQAMLLRAIEEKVFYPLGSDRETSSDFQLIAGTNRNLLARSDTARAPTGYEFRDDLFARINLWTFRLPALHERSEDIPPNLDFELEKASRDLGVNITMNREATERFLRFASKWTWPGNFRDFNASVTRMATLSDGGRITEDIVAAEIEHLRARAQPPPPSGPRAGELTARILGAERAARLDRFDRVQLEDVLSVCERARSLSDAGRELFANSRTERTSVNDSDRLRKYLARFAIDFASLKDDIHR from the coding sequence ATGGCGCGACGAAAGCTGGTCGTCCTCGGTCTTTTGGGAACCACCCTCGACGCGGGGCATGGAAATAAGCGCTGGGAGCGCTGGCGGCCGACGGTGGCGCTCACGCAGCACGAGGACTTGCTGGTCGACCGGCTCGAGCTGCTTCACGGGAAGGACAGCGCCGCGCTGGCCGACACGGTCGTGGCCGATATCGGGCGCGTCTCGCCGGAGACGGCGGTCGTTCGGCACGCCGTGGAGTTCAAGGATCCTTGGGACTTCGAGCACGTCTACGGGAGGCTCCATGATTTTGCGCGGGCGTACCCCTTCAATCCCGACAAAGAGGACTACCTCGTTCACATCACCACCGGGACGCACGTCGCCCAAATCTGCCTCTTTCTTCTGACCGAATCGCGCTACCTCCCGGCGCGGCTGCTCCAAACATCGCCGGCGCACCGGCGCGATCCGAACGAGCCGCGCAGCGCACGTGATGGCCGCGATCCGCGGGACGGCCGCGACGCGCGCGACACGAACGCCAAGAGCTCCGCGCGGCTGGGGCCCGGGACGTATGCGATCATCGATCTCGATTTATCGAAGTACGATCGATTGGCGTCGCGCTTTCAGAAGGAGAAAGATCTCGGTCAGTCGTTCTTGAAGTCGGGCATCGACACCAAGAACGCCGCCTTCAACGAGCTGATCGAGCGCATCGAGCGGGTGGCCGTCGCCTCGCGCGCGCCCATCTTGCTCACCGGGCCCACCGGCGCGGGCAAGAGCAAGCTGGCCCGACGCATCTTCGAGCTGAAGAAAGCGCGCCGTCAGATCACGGGCGAGTTCGCCGAGGTCAACTGCGCCACCCTCCGCGGCGATGCGGCCATGAGCACCCTGTTCGGGCACACCAAGGGCGCGTTCACGGGTGCCGTCGCCGATCGTCCGGGCCTCCTCCGCAAGGCGCATCGAGGGGTGCTCTTCTTGGACGAAATCGGGGAGCTCGGCTCGGACGAGCAGGCGATGCTCCTTCGCGCCATCGAGGAGAAGGTCTTTTATCCCCTGGGCTCGGACCGCGAGACCAGCAGCGACTTTCAGCTCATCGCCGGCACCAATCGAAACCTGCTCGCGCGCAGCGACACCGCGCGCGCCCCCACCGGGTACGAATTCCGAGACGACCTCTTTGCGCGCATCAACCTCTGGACCTTTCGACTGCCGGCGCTGCACGAACGTTCCGAGGACATACCGCCCAACCTGGACTTCGAGCTGGAGAAGGCCTCGCGCGATCTCGGGGTGAACATCACCATGAACCGCGAGGCCACCGAGCGCTTCCTCCGGTTCGCCAGCAAATGGACGTGGCCCGGCAACTTCCGCGACTTCAACGCATCCGTGACGCGCATGGCCACCTTGTCGGACGGCGGCCGCATCACCGAAGACATCGTCGCCGCCGAAATCGAACACCTCCGCGCTCGCGCCCAACCTCCGCCCCCATCCGGCCCCCGTGCGGGCGAGCTCACGGCCCGCATCCTCGGCGCCGAACGGGCCGCCCGCCTCGATCGCTTCGACCGCGTCCAGCTCGAAGACGTCCTCTCCGTGTGCGAGCGCGCCCGCTCCCTATCCGACGCCGGCCGCGAGCTCTTCGCCAACTCCCGCACCGAACGCACCAGCGTCAACGACTCCGACCGCCTACGAAAATACCTGGCACGCTTCGCAATCGACTTTGCGTCCTTGAAGGACGATATACACAGATAA